A DNA window from Hoplias malabaricus isolate fHopMal1 chromosome 5, fHopMal1.hap1, whole genome shotgun sequence contains the following coding sequences:
- the sst6 gene encoding somatostatin 6: MHSMAQSGGGDSSGAEDGGMFIMRLMLSLLPLLLIAWTNTDALPIDNKLPQSNEVLTKDQKELLMKIMSELAELNMTVKDLGAVDLEQLLSGKLGLIPQEKSPCKNFFWKTFSAC; the protein is encoded by the exons ATGCAT AGCATGGCTCAGAGTGGTGGAGGGGACAGTTCTGGAGCAGAAGACGGAGGCATGTTCATCATGAGGTTGATGTTGAGTCTGCTGCCTCTGCTGCTGATCGCATGGACCAATACAGACGCACTGCCCATAGACAACAAACTGCCACAAAGCAATGAG GTTTTGACAAAAGATCAGAAGGAGCTGCTGATGAAGATTATGTCGGAACTGGCTGAGCTGAACATGACAGTTAAAGATTTGGGAGCTGTggatctggagcagctgctgaGTGGTAAACTGGGCCTGATACCTCAGGAGAAATCCCCATGCAAGAACTTCTTCTGGAAGACCTTCTCTGCATGTTAA
- the tardbpa gene encoding TAR DNA binding protein, like isoform X3, whose protein sequence is MSECYIRVAEDESEEPMEIPSEEDGTVLLSTVAAQFPGACGLRYRSPVSQCMRGVRLVEGVLHAPDADWGNLVYVVNYPKDNKRKMDEMDAASAVKIKRGIQKTSDLIVLGLPWKTSEQDLKDYFSTFGEVIMVQVKRDVKTGNSKGFGFVRFTDYETQIKVMSQRHMIDGRWCDCKLPNSKYFLEQAGPDEPMRSRKVFVGRCTEDMTADDLRQFFMQYGEVTDVFIPKPFRAFAFVTFADDQVAQSLCGEDLIIKGTSVHISNAEPKHNNIHHLFSNFPGRSPSLAAMFERSQYQYPSSHV, encoded by the exons ATGTCTGAGTGTTATATTCGCGTGGCCGAGGATGAGAGCGAAGAGCCTATGGAGATCCCCTCCGAGGAGGACGGCACTGTACTGCTGTCCACGGTGGCGGCGCAGTTCCCCGGGGCCTGCGGGCTGCGATACAGAAGCCCGGTGTCCCAGTGTATGCGGGGCGTCCGCCTGGTGGAGGGAGTGCTCCACGCCCCGGACGCTGACTGGGGAAACCTCGTCTATGTGGTTAACTACCCCAAAG ATAATAAAAGAAAGATGGATGAGATGGATGCTGCCTCTGCTGTGAAGATAAAGAGAGGTattcagaaaacctcagacTTGATTGTTCTTGGCTTACCATGGAAGACATCTGAACAAGACCTGAAAGATTATTTCAGTACCTTTGGCGAGGTCATAATGGTACAG GTTAAGAGAGATGTGAAAACTGGAAACTCCAAAGGATTTGGCTTTGTGAGATTTACAGACTATGAGACACAGATTAAAGTGATGTCTCAGCGGCATATGATTGATGGAAGGTGGTGTGACTGTAAACTACCAAACTCAAAG TATTTCCTGGAACAGGCTGGGCCAGATGAGCCTATGCGGAGTAGGAAAGTGTTTGTGGGCCGTTGTACTGAGGACATGACTGCTGATGACCTTAGGCAGTTTTTTATGCAGTACGGCGAAGTTACAGATGTCTTCATCCCGAAGCCTTTCCGGGCATTTGCCTTTGTCACTTTTGCAGATGACCAG GTTGCCCAGTCCCTGTGTGGTGAAGACCTGATCATAAAGGGCACCAGTGTGCACATCTCCAACGCAGAGCCTAAGCATAATAATA TTCACCACCTCTTTTCCAATTTCCCGGGAAGAAGCCCCTCGTTGGCCGCAATGTTCGAGCGATCTCAGTATCAGTACCCTTCTTCCCATGTGTAA
- the tardbpa gene encoding TAR DNA binding protein, like isoform X2: MSECYIRVAEDESEEPMEIPSEEDGTVLLSTVAAQFPGACGLRYRSPVSQCMRGVRLVEGVLHAPDADWGNLVYVVNYPKDNKRKMDEMDAASAVKIKRGIQKTSDLIVLGLPWKTSEQDLKDYFSTFGEVIMVQVKRDVKTGNSKGFGFVRFTDYETQIKVMSQRHMIDGRWCDCKLPNSKAGPDEPMRSRKVFVGRCTEDMTADDLRQFFMQYGEVTDVFIPKPFRAFAFVTFADDQVAQSLCGEDLIIKGTSVHISNAEPKHNNSRQMMDRGRFGGFRQGFGSSRSPNSNVNFGALSLNPAMMAAAQAALQSSWGMMGMLASQQGQAAASGTNPAGQTSGSRDQNQSYSTSGNYNTPSSASLGWGAGTNSASGSGFNSGFGSSMETKSSWGM; the protein is encoded by the exons ATGTCTGAGTGTTATATTCGCGTGGCCGAGGATGAGAGCGAAGAGCCTATGGAGATCCCCTCCGAGGAGGACGGCACTGTACTGCTGTCCACGGTGGCGGCGCAGTTCCCCGGGGCCTGCGGGCTGCGATACAGAAGCCCGGTGTCCCAGTGTATGCGGGGCGTCCGCCTGGTGGAGGGAGTGCTCCACGCCCCGGACGCTGACTGGGGAAACCTCGTCTATGTGGTTAACTACCCCAAAG ATAATAAAAGAAAGATGGATGAGATGGATGCTGCCTCTGCTGTGAAGATAAAGAGAGGTattcagaaaacctcagacTTGATTGTTCTTGGCTTACCATGGAAGACATCTGAACAAGACCTGAAAGATTATTTCAGTACCTTTGGCGAGGTCATAATGGTACAG GTTAAGAGAGATGTGAAAACTGGAAACTCCAAAGGATTTGGCTTTGTGAGATTTACAGACTATGAGACACAGATTAAAGTGATGTCTCAGCGGCATATGATTGATGGAAGGTGGTGTGACTGTAAACTACCAAACTCAAAG GCTGGGCCAGATGAGCCTATGCGGAGTAGGAAAGTGTTTGTGGGCCGTTGTACTGAGGACATGACTGCTGATGACCTTAGGCAGTTTTTTATGCAGTACGGCGAAGTTACAGATGTCTTCATCCCGAAGCCTTTCCGGGCATTTGCCTTTGTCACTTTTGCAGATGACCAG GTTGCCCAGTCCCTGTGTGGTGAAGACCTGATCATAAAGGGCACCAGTGTGCACATCTCCAACGCAGAGCCTAAGCATAATAATAGTAGGCAAATGATGGATCGTGGTCGTTTTGGGGGGTTTAGACAGGGCTTTGGTAGTAGTCGCAGTCCTAACAGCAATGTGAATTTTGGGGCTCTTAGCCTCAACCCAGCAATGATGGCAGCTGCCCAGGCagccctccagagcagctgGGGAATGATGGGCATGCTGGCCAGTCAGCAGGGTCAGGCGGCTGCCTCGGGCACAAACCCTGCAGGCCAAACGAGTGGCAGCAGAGATCAGAACCAGAGCTATAGCACAAGCGGTAACTATAACACCCCCAGCTCTGCTAGTCTCGGGTGGGGGGCAGGCACTAATTCAGCCTCCGGCAGCGGGTTTAACTCTGGCTTTGGCTCTAGTATGGAGACAAAGTCTAGTTGGGggatgtaa
- the tardbpa gene encoding TAR DNA binding protein, like isoform X1: MSECYIRVAEDESEEPMEIPSEEDGTVLLSTVAAQFPGACGLRYRSPVSQCMRGVRLVEGVLHAPDADWGNLVYVVNYPKDNKRKMDEMDAASAVKIKRGIQKTSDLIVLGLPWKTSEQDLKDYFSTFGEVIMVQVKRDVKTGNSKGFGFVRFTDYETQIKVMSQRHMIDGRWCDCKLPNSKYFLEQAGPDEPMRSRKVFVGRCTEDMTADDLRQFFMQYGEVTDVFIPKPFRAFAFVTFADDQVAQSLCGEDLIIKGTSVHISNAEPKHNNSRQMMDRGRFGGFRQGFGSSRSPNSNVNFGALSLNPAMMAAAQAALQSSWGMMGMLASQQGQAAASGTNPAGQTSGSRDQNQSYSTSGNYNTPSSASLGWGAGTNSASGSGFNSGFGSSMETKSSWGM, from the exons ATGTCTGAGTGTTATATTCGCGTGGCCGAGGATGAGAGCGAAGAGCCTATGGAGATCCCCTCCGAGGAGGACGGCACTGTACTGCTGTCCACGGTGGCGGCGCAGTTCCCCGGGGCCTGCGGGCTGCGATACAGAAGCCCGGTGTCCCAGTGTATGCGGGGCGTCCGCCTGGTGGAGGGAGTGCTCCACGCCCCGGACGCTGACTGGGGAAACCTCGTCTATGTGGTTAACTACCCCAAAG ATAATAAAAGAAAGATGGATGAGATGGATGCTGCCTCTGCTGTGAAGATAAAGAGAGGTattcagaaaacctcagacTTGATTGTTCTTGGCTTACCATGGAAGACATCTGAACAAGACCTGAAAGATTATTTCAGTACCTTTGGCGAGGTCATAATGGTACAG GTTAAGAGAGATGTGAAAACTGGAAACTCCAAAGGATTTGGCTTTGTGAGATTTACAGACTATGAGACACAGATTAAAGTGATGTCTCAGCGGCATATGATTGATGGAAGGTGGTGTGACTGTAAACTACCAAACTCAAAG TATTTCCTGGAACAGGCTGGGCCAGATGAGCCTATGCGGAGTAGGAAAGTGTTTGTGGGCCGTTGTACTGAGGACATGACTGCTGATGACCTTAGGCAGTTTTTTATGCAGTACGGCGAAGTTACAGATGTCTTCATCCCGAAGCCTTTCCGGGCATTTGCCTTTGTCACTTTTGCAGATGACCAG GTTGCCCAGTCCCTGTGTGGTGAAGACCTGATCATAAAGGGCACCAGTGTGCACATCTCCAACGCAGAGCCTAAGCATAATAATAGTAGGCAAATGATGGATCGTGGTCGTTTTGGGGGGTTTAGACAGGGCTTTGGTAGTAGTCGCAGTCCTAACAGCAATGTGAATTTTGGGGCTCTTAGCCTCAACCCAGCAATGATGGCAGCTGCCCAGGCagccctccagagcagctgGGGAATGATGGGCATGCTGGCCAGTCAGCAGGGTCAGGCGGCTGCCTCGGGCACAAACCCTGCAGGCCAAACGAGTGGCAGCAGAGATCAGAACCAGAGCTATAGCACAAGCGGTAACTATAACACCCCCAGCTCTGCTAGTCTCGGGTGGGGGGCAGGCACTAATTCAGCCTCCGGCAGCGGGTTTAACTCTGGCTTTGGCTCTAGTATGGAGACAAAGTCTAGTTGGGggatgtaa
- the c5h1orf127 gene encoding uncharacterized protein C1orf127 homolog: MDLMLLKIFLFSLSFILPVNGNALHAHKRDWIDSSPAAIAEGDVECFSEYMELWIHRMRIEGLRLWLSSVLKIEVNLTSLESVNHHLSACGFGLHKYPDRNYIFRVMYTGCFVKLEHGHYVIALNLVKRISRFGGKTHNYVMKCPVVEAALNREYIQCDPDFIQVTRQMPLDSWNHELTWFLALRGSLVVALEDASLIQVNVDIQKPYITVQGRRNTVLSPVQVLQAEGQFLPLKLVSGYYAYSMEATCPNVVPQSPEDTVLHIYKRRMGLTKRGGYDNETLTVISVNINQTETFTWSDTSSFVQLIIPTAFIQKTKNCTDKENANHQQSVFRIDAVLSFKETNNSMLWTLENTSPCFDAKIPSGESESDSIATETEHTISKHTLAYSQTAVGPLFSTEAPNMDLKTTSQTTNGMLKSFVPTMPPYVTNTANMDTAPTQHLSITSLGARPEQSVHFSHVRETLLVTSDSSYPSATDNRITTTTESNFNKTSPFTPVPSFTRRFNTVFKWNLVTSPSSSEKVNTPPLESKRIIVAKTDSNISLNPQPASLKPLQLNQWHTQRSLSPPEPDGVWHSTDTNQTAQSHSAEVELTGL; this comes from the exons ATGGACCTGATGCTCCTCAagattttcttgttttcttt GTCTTTCATCTTACCTGTTAATGGCAATGCCTTACATGCTCACAAGCGAGACTGGATTGACAGCTCACCTGCAGCCATTGCTG AGGGGGATGTGGAATGCTTTTCTGAATATATGGAACTATGGATCCATAGAATGAGAATTGAGGGGCTGAGGCTTTGGCTTTCATCAGTTTTGAAGATTGAAG TCAATCTAACATCCCTGGAGAGTGTGAACCATCATCTGTCTGCATGTGGGTTTGGCCTGCATAAATATCCTGACAGAAACTACATCTTCAGAGTCATGTACACTGGATGCTTTGTCAAGTTAGAG cATGGTCATTATGTGATTGCCCTGAATTTGGTGAAGAGAATAAGCCGTTTTGGAGGCAAGACACATAATTATGTGATGAAATGTCCTGTAGTGGAAGCAGCACTGAACAGAGAATATATTCAATGTGACCCTGATTTTATACAG GTTACCAGACAAATGCCATTGGACAGCTGGAACCATGAG CTCACTTGGTTTCTTGCCTTGAGAGGAAGTCTTGTGGTGGCCTTGGAAGACGCTAGTCTCATTCAAGTAAATGTTGATATTCAGAAACCATATATCACTGTTCAAGGAAGAAGGAATACAGTTCTTAGCCCTGTACAG gttCTTCAAGCCGAGGGGCAGTTTTTACCTCTCAAGTTAGTCAGTGGGTATTATGCTTATAGCATGGAGGCTACATGCCCAAATG TGGTTCCACAATCACCTGAGGACACAGTGCTGCACATATACAAACGCCGCATGGGTTTGACCAAGAGGGGAGGCTATGATAACGAGACCCTGACGGTCATCAGCGTGAACATAAACCAGACGGAAACATTTACATGGTCTGACACCAGTAGCTTTGTGCAACTTATCATCCCCACTGCTTTTATTCAAAAAACAAAG AATTGCACTGATAAAGAGAATGCAAATCACCAACAGTCTGTTTTCAGAATAGATGCTGTGCTCAGTTTTAAAGAGACCAATAACAGTATGCTCTGGACACTGGAGAATACATCACCCTGTTTTG ACGCTAAAATACCTTCAGGGGAGTCTGAATCTGATTCTATAGCAACTGAGACTGAACACActatttcaaaacacacacttgcTTATTCACAAACCGCAGTTGGACCACTGTTCTCTACCGAGGCTCCTAACATGGACCTGAAAACAACATCTCAGACTACCAATGGCATGCTGAAGAGTTTTGTTCCAACAATGCCCCCATATGTTACCAATACAGCAAACATGGATACAGCACCAACACAACATTTATCCATTACTTCCTTGGGTGCTCGGCCTGAACAATCTGTACATTTTTCTCATGTGAGAGAAACACTGTTAGTTACATCAGATAGCTCGTATCCCTCAGCCACAGACAACAGAATTACTACAACCACAGAGAGCAACTTTAACAAAACTTCACCATTCACTCCAGTGCCTTCTTTTACCAGAAGAtttaacactgtgtttaaatggaATCTGGTGACATCACCGTCTTCTTCAGAGAAAGTTAATACACCACCGTTGGAGTCAAAGAGGATTATTGTCGCAAAGACAGATTCCAACATCTCTTTAAACCCTCAGCCTGCCTCCCTCAAGCCCCTCCAACTCAATCAATGGCATACTCAAagatccctctctcctcctgaaCCTGATGGTGTGTGGCACTCAACAGACACCAACCAAACAGCACAAAGTCACTCAGCAGAAGTGGAACTTACAGGCCTTTGA